In a genomic window of Erigeron canadensis isolate Cc75 chromosome 5, C_canadensis_v1, whole genome shotgun sequence:
- the LOC122600071 gene encoding probable polyamine transporter At3g19553 codes for MGQNKILTNDATKKSSPKLTLLPLIALIFYEVSGGPFGVEDSVKAGGGALLSLLGFIIFPIFWSIPEALVTAELATSFPENGGYVIWISSAFGPFWGFQEGFWKWFSGVMDNALYPVLFLDYMKHSVPIFDEFYARIPVLLGITVLLTYLNYRGLHIVGTSAVVLAGFSLCPFVVMSILSIPKIRPKRWVKLDFKKVEWRGYFNSMFWNLNYWDKASTLAGEVADPSRTFPKALYGAVILVVCSYLIPLLAGTGSLESDSSKWSDGYFAEVGMLIGGSWLKWWIQAASAMSNLGLFEAEMSSDAFQLLGMSEIGMLPSVFASRSKFGTPTVSILCSATGVIFLSWMSFQEILEFLNFLYAIGMLFEFAAFIKLRLKKPDLHRPYKVPLKTFGAIMLCIPPSFLLVLVMCLASARTFLVTGGVLVIGFLLYPAIIHAKNKKWAHFISEDDSSSINRDVEDHENPALHVSDEAEVSLLADSSSSKMDNGSEILPDLGSKSI; via the exons ATGGGTCAAAACAAGATTTTGACCAATGATGCTACAAAGAAATCAAGCCCAAAATTGACTTTATTACCATTAATTGCACTTATATTTTATGAAGTTTCTGGTGGTCCATTTGGTGTTGAAGATTCAGTAAAAGCAGGTGGTGGTGCTTTACTTTCATTATTGGGCTTTATAATTTTTCCAATTTTTTGGAGTATTCCTGAAGCTTTAGTGACTGCTGAATTAGCTACAAGTTTTCCTGAAAATGGTGGTTATGTTATTTGGATTTCATCTGCTTTTGGCCCTTTTTGGGGCTTTCAAGAAGGATTTTGGAAATGGTTTAGTGGTGTGATGGATAATGCACTTTATCCTGTTCTGTTTCTTGATTATATGAAGCATTCGGTTccgatttttgatgaattttatgcTAGGATTCCTGTTTTGTTAGGGATAACTGTTTTGTTAACTTATTTGAATTATAGAGGTTTGCATATAGTTGGAACTAGTGCTGTTGTTCTTGCTGGTTTTTCTTTGTGTCCATTTGTTGTGATGAGTATCCTTTCAATACCGAAAATTAGGCCTAAAAGATGGGTAAAGTTGGATTTCAAGAAAGTGGAATGGAGGGGTTATTTTAATAGTATGTTTTGGAACTTGAACTATTGGGATAAAGCTAGTACACTTGCTGGTGAAGTTGCAGATCCTAGTAGGACATTTCCGAAAGCTCTTTATGGTGCGGTTATACTTGTGGTTTGTTCGTATTTGATTCCACTTTTGGCGGGAACAGGGTCGTTGGAATCGGATTCAAGTAAGTGGAGTGATGGATATTTTGCTGAAGTTGGGATGTTGATTGGAGGGTCTTGGCTTAAATGGTGGATTCAAGCTGCTTCTGCTATGTCGAATTTAGGATTGTTTGAAGCCGAAATGAGTAGTGATGCTTTTCAACTTCTTGGCATGAGTGAGATTGGGATGCTTCCTTCTGTATTTGCTTCAAG GTCAAAGTTTGGAACGCCTACAGTCAGCATATTATGCTCAGCAACTGGTGTGATCTTCTTGTCATGGATGAGTTTTCAGGAAATCTTGGAATTTCTGAACTTTCTTTATGCAATTGGAATGCTCTTTGAGTTTGCAGCATTTATAAAACTTAGACTAAAGAAACCCGATCTTCACAGACCATATAAAGTTCCTCTCAAGACATTTGGGGCAATTATGCTGTGTATACCTCCTTCATTTTTACTTGTTCTCGTTATGTGTTTGGCGTCTGCAAGAACGTTTCTAGTGACTGGTGGGGTTCTTGTTATTGGGTTTCTCTTGTACCCAGCCATCATTCATGCAAAGAATAAAAAGTGGGCTCATTTTATCTCTGAAGATGACTCGAGCTCAATTAATCGGGATGTTGAAGATCATGAAAACCCGGCCCTGCACGTGAGTGATGAAGCTGAGGTTAGTCTGCTGGCGGACTCATCATCTTCTAAGATGGATAATGGGTCGGAAATATTGCCCGACTTAGGATCAAAGTCGATATGA
- the LOC122599914 gene encoding uncharacterized protein LOC122599914 gives MGPGHQYTRIDTVELKALLYQKIGQQRAEKYFNLLNKLFSLQLSKSNFDKFCIRTIGRENLPLHNRLISSIVKNATLAKVPPPAVKKLANSLNVKVNRGSQKTSLQSLYGDAFPVSPRKSRSPRDRKSKDRPSPLGPNASKVYQEVHQSPTELHSLGSRPPVEVLSVEDGEEVVSGSPCIQSRSPVTAPLGISLKSGQARKTYHSSVYGSNGSLPLPQTCENSCELPDSRYLRSHLKQKLDSEGLSISEDCANLLNVGLDAYLKRLMEPCIGLARSRITRTAPGFNGTLHGLYRQRPRMSSVSVLDFKVAMECDPSKLGGDWATHLEKLYFSSLPE, from the coding sequence ATGGGTCCAGGTCATCAGTATACACGGATCGATACAGTAGAGCTGAAAGcacttttatatcaaaagatTGGACAACAAAGAGCAGAAAAGTATTTCAATTTGCTCAACAAACTATTCAGTCTCCAGCTGAGCAAGAGCAATTTTGACAAGTTCTGCATTCGAACTATTGGGAGGGAAAATCTCCCTCTCCACAATCGATTAATTTCTTCAATTGTGAAAAATGCTACTCTAGCTAAAGTTCCACCACCAGCAGTCAAAAAGTTGGCAAATTCTCTCAATGTCAAAGTTAACCGCGGATCCCAAAAAACCAGTCTCCAGTCTCTTTATGGAGATGCTTTTCCTGTATCACCTCGCAAGAGCCGCTCTCCACGGGACCGTAAATCTAAAGACCGTCCTAGTCCTCTTGGACCGAATGCGTCAAAGGTCTACCAGGAGGTTCATCAGAGTCCAACTGAGCTCCACTCTCTTGGTAGCAGACCACCTGTTGAAGTTTTATCTGTTGAAGACGGCGAAGAAGTGGTTTCAGGAAGTCCTTGCATTCAAAGCAGAAGCCCTGTTACAGCTCCTCTTGGCATCTCATTAAAATCGGGACAGGCCCGAAAAACATATCATTCTTCTGTTTATGGCTCCAATGGTTCACTACCCCTCCCCCAGACATGCGAAAACAGTTGTGAATTGCCAGATAGTAGATATTTAAGGAGTCATTTAAAGCAGAAACTGGATAGTGAGGGGCTAAGCATCTCAGAGGATTGTGCTAACTTGTTAAATGTTGGATTGGATGCTTACTTGAAGAGATTGATGGAACCATGTATAGGGCTAGCTCGGTCAAGAATCACACGAACTGCACCTGGGTTTAATGGAACCTTACATGGGTTATATCGGCAAAGGCCAAGAATGTCAAGTGTGTCGGTTTTGGATTTTAAGGTGGCAATGGAATGTGATCCCTCTAAACTTGGAGGTGATTGGGCTACACATCTCGAGAAGTTATACTTTAGCAGTCTTCCAGAATAA
- the LOC122600838 gene encoding PXMP2/4 family protein 3-like, with protein MNSSGLFRNINKTTCNHIINNTLSNVPLHSYSYSNIPATTIFKQLHVSKSLHNYRFNIVRKLTTHNNNKKIINSSSSISNGPIGWYLGMIKSKPIFTKCITSALIYTVADFTSQKMTQASSETYDLIRTCRMAGYGLIVAGPLLHFWFNFVSRVLPKQDMINTLKKMFMGQAIFGPIMTATFFSVNAALQGEKGNEIVARLKRDMLPTMINNVIYWPLCDFITFRFVPVHLQPLASNSFSYVWTIYITYMANLAKAEAN; from the exons ATGAATTCAAGTGGTTTGTTCagaaacataaacaaaacaacATGCAACCACATTATTAACAATACATTATCAAACGTCCCCCtacattcatattcatattcaaaCATCCCTGCAACTACCATTTTCAAACAattacatgtttcaaaatctcTTCATAATTATCGGTTTAATATTGTTCGCAAATTAACtactcataataataataagaaaattatcaatagtagtagtagtattaGTAATGGGCCAATTGGATGGTATTTGGGTATGATTAAATCCAAACCCATTTTCACAAAATGTATTACTTCTGCTCTTATTTACACTGTTGCTGATTTCACCTCTCAG AAAATGACGCAAGCATCTTCCGAGACTTATGATCTGATTCGGACCTGTCGTATGGCTGGATATGGATTGATAGTAGCAGGTCCATTACTACATTTTTGGTTTAACTTTGTTTCAAGAGTGCTCCCAAAGCAGGACATGATCAATACCTTAAAAAAGATGTTCATGGGGCAGGCAATATTCGGACCTATTATGACTGCTACATTTTTCTCTGTCAATGCAGCTCTACAAG GTGAAAAAGGTAATGAAATTGTCGCTCGATTGAAGCGAGACATGCTGCCAACGATGATAAATAACGTCATCTACTGGCCTTTATGTGACTTTATCACATTCAGATTCGTTCCGGTTCATCTGCAG CCGCTAGCAAGCAACTCTTTTTCATATGTATGGACGATATACATCACATACATGGCGAACTTGGCAAAAGCAGAAGCAAACTAA